Within the Gracilinema caldarium DSM 7334 genome, the region AACCACTTCCGCATCCTTAGCGGACCGGCGGTTTGCAACAATAACCAGATCTGCACCAAACTGGTCACAGGACCTGAGGATGGCCCCATAGTTATGGGGATCCGTTATGCCATCCAGAACAACCACCAGGGCATCCTGGCCTTCCTCGAGACCTGCAAGAAAGTCCTGAACCGTCGTCTCATTGCTCTGGTCCTTACCTTCCACATAAAGGGCTATACCCCGGTTCCCCGGAGCGAGCCGGTTGAGTTCATATTCACCCACCCGGTCAATTCGTATCTTATTATCCGTCGCCAGAGACATGATCGTTCGAGCCCGGGGGCCTGCATTGGCCACCAGCAGGGGCCCCTTAGCCTTGCCCGAACGGATTAATTCTTCTATTACGTGAAAGCCTGTCAAATATGCCATCAATTACTCCACATCGTAGCTTACACCATAGCGCACAATTTCCACATTAGTAAAACCGTTATCTGCCAGGTGCCGGCTGAAAACCTTTTGGGCATCCTTTTCACCGTGAACCAGGAATATCTTTTTAAGCCGAGAGGTATCGATCGCTTTGAGCCAATCGATGGTTTCCTGGTAGTCCGCATGGGCACTAAAGGCATCGATAGCCTCCACCTGGGCACGCAGTTTGAACCACTCGCCATGAATTTTCACTTCCCCTTCCCTGTCCCGGATCCGCCGGCCCAGGGTGTCTTCAGCCATATACCCCACAATGAGGATCGTAGTATTGGGATCCTCGATGCTGTGAATCAGATGATGCTGAATCCGGCCCGCTTCGCACATACCATCGGCGGAAATGATAACCAGCGGGCCCTCCATATCGTTCAGGGCCTTCGATTCATCCACACTGGTGGTGAAATGGAGGGCATTAAACCCAAAGGGATTCTTATGATGTTTTATAAACGCCTCGTGGGTTTCTTCATCATAGCACTCCGGATGTACCTGAAAAATCGTAGTTGCATTGGTTGCCATGGGGGAATCCACATAAATGGGGATTTCAGGGATTTCCCCCCGGTCCGTAAGCATATGAAAGTAGTACACCAGTTCCTGGGTTCGTTCGATGGCGAAGGAGGGGATAAGAATACGGCCCTTTGTTTTAACCGCCCTGCGGACAACCTCTGCAAGCCGTTTCATCGCATCTTCGGTCCCATCGTGCCGCCGATCGCCATAGGTGCTTTCCAGAACCAGATAGTCCGGCGCAGGGAGGTTCGTAGCCGGATCCCGGATAATGGGTTTTCCCTTGCGTCCCAGGTCTCCCGTATAGGCAATAATCCGTTCAGAGCCATTCTGTTTTATCTTGATGACCGCCATGGCGGATCCCAGAATGTGGCCCGCATCGTAAAACTCAAGCTGTACCCCGTCGCCGATCCACATTGG harbors:
- a CDS encoding MBL fold metallo-hydrolase RNA specificity domain-containing protein, yielding MAITLYSLGAAEEVTGSKHVLEVDGRSYLIDCGAFQGKRAEADRKNRDFGIDTDRIESVVLTHGHFDHCGLLPLLPKSGYKGTIYATPATRDISSLVMMDSARIQARDAEYLGKQAVKKGEKFTWQPLYTEQDAIAATGQIVSVSYQRPMWIGDGVQLEFYDAGHILGSAMAVIKIKQNGSERIIAYTGDLGRKGKPIIRDPATNLPAPDYLVLESTYGDRRHDGTEDAMKRLAEVVRRAVKTKGRILIPSFAIERTQELVYYFHMLTDRGEIPEIPIYVDSPMATNATTIFQVHPECYDEETHEAFIKHHKNPFGFNALHFTTSVDESKALNDMEGPLVIISADGMCEAGRIQHHLIHSIEDPNTTILIVGYMAEDTLGRRIRDREGEVKIHGEWFKLRAQVEAIDAFSAHADYQETIDWLKAIDTSRLKKIFLVHGEKDAQKVFSRHLADNGFTNVEIVRYGVSYDVE
- the rlmB gene encoding 23S rRNA (guanosine(2251)-2'-O)-methyltransferase RlmB, whose product is MAYLTGFHVIEELIRSGKAKGPLLVANAGPRARTIMSLATDNKIRIDRVGEYELNRLAPGNRGIALYVEGKDQSNETTVQDFLAGLEEGQDALVVVLDGITDPHNYGAILRSCDQFGADLVIVANRRSAKDAEVVSKTSAGTVAWVPIAIVSNLVRSVEQLKDAGFWVYGADMKGEAVYDKDLRGRTVLIMGSEGSGISRLLKETCDGMVSIPTSGQVDSLNVSVAAGVLLYEARRQRAREK